Proteins from one Planctomyces sp. SH-PL62 genomic window:
- a CDS encoding response regulator codes for MNSRSTDRVPPGRCVLIIDDNEDLALSQASLLQYYGCRVEVAHDGWEGLRLATQKPHDVVFIDIGLPGMSGYEVVRAIRSALDDPPILLAQTAYGQPEDVRKSREAGFDAHLIKPVDPSEIIRHVLDGRDALHRPASDQGDQGPPTPLPPRNVRSFGPSSSSGSNRSDAQPCL; via the coding sequence ATGAATTCCAGATCCACGGATCGGGTGCCGCCCGGTCGCTGCGTCCTTATTATTGATGACAACGAAGACCTGGCGCTGTCTCAGGCCAGTCTCTTGCAATATTACGGATGTCGCGTGGAGGTCGCCCATGACGGATGGGAGGGCCTTCGACTGGCGACCCAGAAACCCCATGACGTCGTCTTCATCGACATCGGCCTGCCGGGGATGTCGGGATACGAGGTCGTCCGAGCGATCCGATCGGCCCTGGACGATCCGCCGATCCTTTTGGCGCAAACGGCTTACGGCCAGCCCGAGGACGTGCGGAAGTCGCGAGAGGCGGGCTTCGACGCCCATCTCATCAAGCCCGTCGACCCCAGTGAGATCATCCGTCACGTCCTCGACGGTCGCGACGCGCTACATCGACCAGCTTCCGACCAGGGAGACCAGGGGCCCCCGACCCCGCTCCCCCCGAGGAACGTCCGCTCGTTCGGCCCGTCCTCGTCCTCGGGCTCGAACCGATCCGACGCCCAGCCCTGTCTCTGA
- a CDS encoding tetratricopeptide repeat protein — protein MAASSSKSPAPASRDRGPAPSPARTPSARRRRIGVGIGIGVATALLIAASAYVVRSRSVEPEELWRQAQRSLQEDRIGDAARLLGRLTRARDPQPQDWMLRGQVAIAQQRPDDAIAALAKIPDDHPVAPQARLLTGQIELRRDRARFAEAALLEAVRLDPTLVQPRRELIYIYGMQLRRRELSEQFAAMSEVTALRYENLFHWCLMRNCLWEAGEVAQTLSRYLEADPDDRESRLALADNDRRLGLYEEAEEVLAPLPADDPRALAHRVMILMDRREEDQAEALLETGPADDPELARLRGRVALARRDGPAARRWYQIAYEADPGNRDAAFGLIHAYELCGEPEKAAPLRGAAEALEAFNSLVQRMATPTGRSDPNLIKQAAEVCAQAGFIPEARAWLKLAIGRDPLDATSQQALFRFNEKHPPSPRLPTARPES, from the coding sequence ATGGCGGCCAGCTCGTCGAAATCGCCGGCGCCGGCGTCGCGAGATCGGGGGCCCGCGCCCTCGCCCGCGCGGACCCCCTCGGCCCGACGTCGTCGGATCGGCGTCGGAATCGGGATCGGAGTTGCGACGGCCCTGCTGATCGCGGCGTCGGCGTACGTGGTCCGGTCGCGGTCGGTCGAGCCCGAGGAACTCTGGCGGCAGGCCCAGCGCAGCCTGCAGGAAGACCGGATCGGCGACGCGGCCCGGCTCCTCGGCCGCCTGACCCGGGCGCGAGACCCGCAGCCCCAGGACTGGATGCTGCGAGGCCAGGTGGCCATCGCCCAGCAGCGCCCCGACGACGCGATCGCCGCCCTGGCGAAGATCCCCGACGACCACCCCGTCGCCCCCCAGGCCCGGCTGCTGACCGGCCAGATCGAATTGCGGCGGGACCGCGCACGGTTCGCCGAGGCCGCCTTGCTGGAGGCGGTTCGGCTCGACCCGACCCTCGTGCAGCCGCGTCGCGAGCTGATCTACATCTACGGGATGCAGCTCCGCCGTCGCGAACTGTCCGAGCAGTTCGCCGCCATGTCCGAGGTCACGGCCCTGCGCTACGAGAACCTGTTCCACTGGTGCCTGATGCGGAACTGCCTGTGGGAAGCCGGCGAGGTCGCCCAGACGCTGAGCCGCTACCTCGAAGCCGACCCCGACGACCGCGAGTCGCGGCTGGCCCTGGCCGACAACGACCGCCGGCTCGGCCTTTATGAAGAGGCCGAGGAGGTGCTCGCCCCCCTCCCCGCCGACGACCCTCGGGCCCTGGCCCATCGCGTCATGATCCTGATGGACCGCCGCGAGGAGGACCAGGCCGAGGCCCTGCTGGAAACGGGACCGGCCGACGACCCCGAGCTGGCCCGGCTGCGCGGCCGCGTCGCGCTCGCCCGCCGCGACGGCCCTGCGGCGCGGCGCTGGTACCAGATCGCCTACGAGGCCGACCCGGGCAACCGCGACGCCGCTTTCGGGCTGATCCATGCCTACGAGCTGTGCGGCGAGCCCGAGAAGGCCGCCCCCCTGCGCGGCGCCGCCGAGGCGCTGGAAGCCTTCAACTCGCTCGTCCAGCGAATGGCCACGCCGACCGGCCGCAGCGACCCCAACCTTATCAAACAGGCCGCCGAGGTCTGCGCCCAGGCCGGCTTCATCCCCGAGGCCCGCGCCTGGCTGAAGCTGGCGATCGGCCGCGATCCCCTCGACGCCACGTCTCAACAGGCGCTGTTCCGGTTCAACGAGAAACACCCGCCGTCGCCTCGGCTCCCCACCGCCCGGCCCGAATCTTAA